TGGTGGGGCGCGAAAAGGAATTGGACGGGGCGATCGCCGCGCTGGAACAATCCGTGCCCGTCGAGTTTTATGGCGAATCGGGGCTGGGCAAAAGCGCCCTGGCCCGCGCCCTGGCCCACCAGCCCTCGGTTTTGGGGCTGGCTGCTGAGGGGCTAGTCTACCGGGTCGTCGGCGAGCAGCCCGTCGAGGATCTCTACCAGAGCCTATTTGAAGATTTTTTTGAAATTGACGAAGGCATTCCCCACAAGCTGAGCGAGGAAGAGGTGCAGTATGCCCTGCGCCAGAAGCGGGCGCTGGTGGTGCTAGATGACGTGCGCCTGCCGCCCAACGTGCTGGAACGAATGACGCGCAACCTGACTACGCTGGGCCTAATTGTCACGGCTTCAGAGCGCCATCTGTGGAACAATAGCCACAGTCTGCCGCTGAGCGGATTGCCCCAGAGCGAAGCGGTGAATCTGCTAGAGCGCTATCTAAACGATCCCCTCACGCCGGAGCAGCGATCCAGCGCAGAACAGCTTTGCACGTTGTTGTATGGGCATCCGCAGCGGATTTTGCAGGCGGCAATGCTGGTGCGCGATGGACATTTGTCCCTGCTGGCCATGATCGAGCAGTTGCAGTCAGGGGCGACGCTAGAAGTGCTGGTGCTGCGGGCGTGCGCCACCTTCCCGGATGCCGAGCGGCGCTGTCTGGCGGCGCTGGCGGTGTTGGGGGAAGTCCCCGTGCAGACGCACCACCTGGCCGGACTGACGGGCACGACCAATCCCCAGCCAATTGTGGCAACCCTGGTCAGCCGGGGCTTTTTGAGCAGTGACGGGGTGCGCCACACGCTGGCAGGAAATTTGCTGGCTCCCCTGCGGCAGTTCTGGAACCTGGAACAGTGGGTGCAGCCGGTGGTGCGCCATTTTCTGCACTGGGTCCAGCAGCAGGCTCCCATCAAAGGGGCGCTGTTGCCAGATTTGCCGCTGCTGATGCGGGTGGTAAACCTGGCTGCTGAAGCAGAACAGTGGAAAGAAGTCGTGCAGTTTGCCCGTGTGATGGACGGCCCGCTAGCGCTGGGGCGACGTTGGGGCGCGTGGGAGCAGGTGTGGGATGCGGGGCTGCGGGCGGCAGAACATTTGGGCAATTCCCAGGCGATCGCCCTGGCCCACCACCAGCTAGGCACCCGCGCCCTCTGCCTGGGCGACAGCTTTGCCGCGATTAACTATCTCAACCAGGCGCTGCGCCTGCGGGAAGCCGGGGGCAACGAAACCGCCGCCGCCGCCTCGCGCCACAACCTCAGCCTGCTGGTGGCTCCGATGCAGCACCTCCAGCCCCAGCCCCAGCAGCCGCCCCAGTATCAGCCCCCGCCGCAATATCCGCCGCAATCCCCACCCCAATATCCAGGGCCCCAATATCCCTCGCAGATCCAGCCGCCCCAGCCCCAACCGCCCCAATACCCAGCCCCAGAGCCGCAGCCCCAACTGCCGCCGCTGCCAGCCCAGCCTACGCCCGCGCCCCATCCGCCCTACCAGCCGCCGCCGCCCATGCCGGGAACCTCCGACCCCGAAGCAGAGGCAGCCTCCTCGCGCTTTTCGCCGCTGCTGTTGGGGGGACTGGTGGCCTCGCTGCTGCTGGGGGCGCTGGCGGCCTGGCTGATGGTGCGCGATCGCCCGTCCTTCAGTGTCAATCCCAGCAGTCTCACCTTTTCCAACCAAACGGTTCACACCAGCAGCCAGCCCCAAACCGTGACCCTGCAAAATACAGGCAGTCAGGCGCTACGGCTGGGACGGATTACACCCGTCGGGGCCAATCCAACGGATTTTCAAGTTGCGGAGCAATGCACCCGCGCTCCACTGCCGCCGGCCCAGTCCTGTACGATCCAGGTCACGTTTACGCCCCAGGGCCAGGGCGATCGCATTGCGGATCTGGCCTTCAATGACATTACGGGCGTGACCCGCTACACCATTCCCCTGCGCGGCAATAGCCCCAGTGCCATTGGCGGCAGCCCCAGCCCCGGCAGTCCGTCGCCTACGCCCCCGGTCAATCCTGATGTGGCGCTGCGGTTCAACCCCGGCACGCTGGACTTTGGCGAGTGGCAGGTCAATGCTCAAACCGGCCAGCGGACGATCGCCCTAGTCAACAACAGCGCCGTTCCCGTGACGATTCAACTGGTGCGGGCCGATGGGCAGGCCCGCAGCGACTTTTTAGTAAGCGAGCAGTGTACAGGCGGGCCCCTGGCCCCCGGACAAAGCTGCCCGATTTTTGTCGCCTTTCGCCCCACGGCCCCGGGCCAGCGCACGGCGAATATCAATGTGATCGACACCAGCAATCGCCCGTGGAACGTGCCGCTGACGGGCTACGGCGTGGCCACTGCGCCCCAAACGCCCACCCTCAGCATTACGCCCGGCCGGGTAGATTTTGGCTCTGTCACGGTTCGCAATACTAGCCGCGAAGAGCGCTTCTTTTTGCAAAGCACGGGGGGCGTGCCCATCCAGCTTCGCAATATCAGCATCGAAAGCCGGACGAGTGATTTTCGACTGACGCGCAACACCTGCCCCAGTGACTTGCCGCCGGGGGGCCGCTGCGAGGTGGGCGTGGTGTTTAGCCCAGAGGGGGAGGGCGATCGCCGCGCTGCCCTGCGGTTCGACAGCAACGACTTTCGGGGCACAGCCCGCGTCATGCTCATGGGTCAGGGTGTGCCGCCTGCGGTGCCTGCGCTGCGGGTCAACCCGCTATCCATTGACTTTGGCAGCATCGAGCTAGAGCGGGCCAGCGCCCCCCGTGCCGTCACCATTAGCAATATGGGCACCGCGCCGCTGCTATTGGGCGATATCCGGGTCAATGGCAACCCAGACTTTGTGAGCGATCGCAACTCCTCCATCGGCGCGGAGTGTTCCAACCTCTCGCTGCGGCCGGGGCAAAGCTGCGGCTTTAACGTCGTCTTTATTCCGCAGGTAGAAGGGTCGCGCAACGCCAATATCGTGATTCCGACAAACACTGGCTCCACCTCTGTCGCGCTGCGGGGCAACGGCTCGGTGCAGCGCTTCCCCACCCTCAGCATCCAGCCCACCAGCATCGATTTTGACAATCAGACCATCGGCAACATGAGTGCGCCCCGCTCTGTGACCCTGCGAAACAACGGCAATGCGCCCCTGATCCTGGGAAATCTGGGGCTGAGCGGGGAAAACCCGTTTGACTTTGCCACCTCGAACGACAGCAACTTTGCGATTAGCTGCACCAACGTAACGCTGGCTCCGGGTGAGGTTTGCACCGTCCAGATAATGTTCAACCCAACGGAGCCGGGATATCGCACGGCCCAGTTGGTGATTCCCCACAACGCCCCCAACAGCCCTGGACGGGTCAGGGTCGGCGGCGTGGGGCAGGCCGCGATTACGCCGCTCCCGGAACCGCTCCCCGATCCACAGCCTGAACCACCTGGCCCGCCCCTCCGACCGCTGCCTGTGCCCCTACCACAGCCCTTCAACCCGCTGTCGCGCTAGTTCGATTGCGTGCTGGGAGATGATCTGACCGAGTATTCGAGTCTACCTTTAACCCACTGTCGCGGTAGTTCAATCGCGTGACCACTGGGCGATCGCCCCAAGCAGAACTGCGATCGCCCCAATCCGGATCAGGTAATCACCGTAGGCTTGTCCATGCCCGTGTATTCTTTGATCTGGGCAATCTCTTCGGCGATCGCAATCAGGTCGCCCAGCGCCACCTGCGGGTCGAGGGTGTGTTTAGCGATGTTGGGTTCATAGCTTTCCAGATAGAGCCGCAGCGTTGCGCCCTTGGTGCCCGTGCCCGACAGCCGCAGGATCAGGCGAGACCCATCCGTAAAGCCGATGCGAATGCCCTGGTTTTGGCTGACGCTGCCGTCTACCGGGTCGGTATAGATAAAGTTGTCGGCGTATTCGACCGTGTAGGAGCCAAAGGTTTTTCCAGGCAGCGTTGGCATTTGCGCCTGGACGTGATCGACTAATGCCTTAGCGCGATCGCTCGCCACCTCTTCATAGTCATGCCGCGAGTAGAAGTTGCGCCCAAACATCTGCCAGTGTTCTCGCACGATCTGCTCTACAGGCTGTTGCCGCACCGCCAAAATATTCAGCCAAAACAGCACCGCCCAGATGCCGTCCTTTTCGCGGATATGGTTCGACCCGGTGCCAAAGCTCTCTTCGCCGCACAGCGTCGCCTTGCCCGCATCCAGCAAATTGCCAAAAAACTTCCAGCCCGTCGGCGTTTCATAGCAACCAATCCCCAGCCGCTGGGCCACCCGATCCGCCGCTGCGCTAGTCGGCATCGAGCGGGCCACCCCTGCCAGCCCGTCCTTATAGCCGGGAACCAGGTGCGCGTTTGCCGCCAGCAGTGCCAAGCTGTCGCTGGGGTTGACGAAGAAATTGCGCCCCAAAATCATATTGCGATCGCCATCCCCGTCAAACGCCGCCCCAAAATCCGGCGCGTCCTCTTTGAACATGATCTCCACCAGATCATGGGCATAGGTCAGGTTGGGGTCGGGATGGCCGCCGCCAAAATCCTCCAGGGGCGTGCCGCTGCGAACTGTGCCTGCGGGTGCGCCCAACTGCTGCTCAAAAATGGCATGGGCGTAGGGCCCGGTAACGGCGTGCATCGCGTCAACGCACAGGCGGAATGAGCCATTGGTCAGCAGTGCCCGAATCCGGTCAAAATCAAACAGCGACTCCATCAATTCCTGATAGTCGGCTACGGAGTCGATCACCTCGACCACCATGCCGCCCAGCTTGCTTTCGCCCAGCGTGTCGATGTCTACATCGGACGCATCCAGGAGTTTGTATTCCGTAATTTCTTTGGTTCGCGCAAAGATCGCCTCCGTCACCTTTTCCGGCGCGGGTCCGCCGTTTTCTATGTTGTATTTCACGCCAAAGTCGCCATTAGGGCCGCCGGGATTGTGGCTAGCAGAGAGAATAATGCCGCCAAAGGCCTTGTATTTGCGAATCACGCAAGACGTGGCAGGCGTAGAGAGAATGCCGTGGTGCCCCACCTTCACGCGGCCCCAGCCATTGGCCGCCGCCATTTTCAGAATCAGTTGGACTGCTTCGCGGTTGTAATAGCGACCGTCGCCGCCCAGCACCAGGGTTTGCCCCTGATAGCCGTCCAGACTGTCAAAAATCGACTGGATGAAGTTTGCGAGATAGTTGGGCTGTTGGAAGGTGGGAACAGACTTCCGCAACCCCGAAGTTCCGGGCTTCTGATCGGCGAAGGGCTGCGTGGAAATAGTTTGAATATTCATCGACAATCCTCTCGGTTAAGCAAGTTCATGCGCTGACCAGCGGTTGGGTGATCTCGTTTGGACAGGGCCGCCCCTGCTCAAAGTCGTCTAGGTTGTCCAGGGTGGTTTCGGCAATATCCCTAAGCGCATCTTCAGTGAAAAAGGCCTGGTGTCCGGTCACGATGACGTTGGGAAACGTAACCAGCCGCTCGAAAACATCATCTTGAATAATCTCATTGGACAAATCTTCAAAAAACAGATCCGCCTCCTGTTCGTACACATCGAGGCCCAGTGCCCCAATGATTTTACCCTTGAGTGCATCAATTACCGCTTCCGTGTCGATTAGCCCGCCCCGACTGGTGTTGATCAGCATCACCCCGCGCTTCATCTGGTCGATGGTGTCGGCGTTAATCAGGTGGCGGGTTTCGGGTGTGAGGGGGCAGTGCAGCGAGATAATGTCGGCGTTTTCAAATAGCTCTGGCAGTTCCACATACTGAGCCGCGCCCAGCGCCGTAAACTGGGGATTTATCCGGTGGTCATAGCCCAAAAGCTGACAGCCAAAGCCATGCATGATCTGGGCAAAGATCAGACCGATTTTGCCCGTGCCGATGATGCCAACGGTGCGGCCGCGCAGGTCAAACCCCATCAGTCCTTCCAGGCTGAAATTTCCGTCGCGGGTGCGGTTGTAGGCTCGGTGAATCTTGCGGTTGAGCGCCAGCACCAGCCCCACAGCAAACTCTGCCACCGAAAAGGGCGAATAGGCAGCGACGCGGGCAGCCCTGATCCCCAGTTCCGCTGCGGTTTTGAGGTCTACGCCGTTATAGCCTGTGCAGCGCAGCGCGATGAAGCGAGTGCCTCCAGCGGCGATCGCCCTCAGCGTGGTCGCATCCAACTGGTCGTTCACAAATACACACACCGCTGGAAACCCCGCCGCCAGCACCGCCGTACGGGCATTCAGCGATTCTTCAATGAACACCAGCTCATGGCCCCGGGTTGCGCCGAGGCTTTCCAGAATTTCGCGGTCGTACGCCTTGGCGCTAAACACTGCCACTCTCATGCCAGATCCTCGCAAATACCCAGCAATCGCCTACAGATCCAGCACCACTTTGTGAGTCACTTCGCCGTGTTCATCAATGTCGTACACAATCGGCACGGCAGTTCCCAGTTCCAGCTTGGCCACTTCTTCGCCCGACAGCTTATCCAGCTTCATAATGATGGAGCGCAGCGAGTTGCCGTGGGCGGCGATCATCACGTTTTTGCCTTGCAGCAGGTAGGGCAGAATGGTTTCGTTGAAATAGGGCAAGACGCGGGCCTGCGTGTCTTCCAGGCTCTCGCCACCGGGGGGCGCGATATCGTAGGAACGTCGCCAGATTTGCACCTGATCGGCTCCGTATTCTGCTGCGGTCTGGGCCTTGTTCAGCCCTTGCAGGTTGCCATAGTAGCGCTCGTCTAGGGCTGCGTTGGTGAAAATGGGCAGCACTTCGTCTGGATTGTCGTAGTTATCCAGACCTTTCCAGTCGGGGTCGTCGTCGTCGTGCTGAATGATGGGAATCTTGCCGCCGCAGATGTCGTCGCACTCGGTCAAAATGCAGACTGCGGTTTCAATCGCCCGAATCAGCTTGCTGGTAAACACCACATCTACGCGATATTCCCGCAGCTTGGTCGAGGCAATCGTTGCTTCGGCGCGGCCCCGTTCGCTCAGCGGCACGTCTACCCAGCCAGTGAACTTATTGACCGCATTCCAGAGGCTTTGTCCATGCCGGGTCAGGATTAATTTTGCCATAGGGTTTAGAGAAGCGTTATACGCTCTGAAATCAGGTGAAGTTAACGGTGAAATTAAAGATGAAACCAAAGGTTTTTTGCAGCTTGAAACCAAAAGCTAGTGCTACCCAGCAGCAAAGGTGCCGATGGTGTGAATTTTGAGGAAATTTGTGCCGCCCGTCACCTTCATCGGGATGCCGCCGACCACCAAGATGCGATCGCCCACCGAGGCCAACCCCCGCTCCAGCAGGTATTCCTCCGCCTGCCGCAGCACCGCCTCAAACTCGGTTGTTTCCTCTTGCAGCAGCACCGGCCTCACGCCCCACACCAAGTTCAGCCGATGGTACACGTCGATATTTGGGGTCAGCGCCACCACAGGAGCCGTCGGCCGCTCCTTCGAGGCCAGCTTTGCCGTATAGCCTGTATTGGTAAACGCCACAATGCACTGGAGCGGCAAAAACTGGTCGATGGCGTTTAGCGCTTCGCTAATGGCGTGGGCTTCGTCTTCTTTGGAGGGGGGGTAGTTGACGAAGTGATAGTCGCGCTCCACCTCGCGGGCAATGCGCGTCATCATCTGCACCGCCTCCACCGGATAGGCCCCCATCGCCGACTCACCCGACAGCATCACTGCGTCTGTGCCGTCGAGAATGGCGTTGGCCACATCGCTGGCCTCGGCGCGAGTCGGGCGCGGGTTTTGGATCATGCTCTCCAGCATTTGCGTTGCCGTGATCACCGGAATCCCTAACTCGTTGCAGCGGCGAATGATGCGCTTCTGTGTCAGGGGCACTTGTTCTGGCGGCAGTTCCACGCCCATGTCGCCCCGCGCCACCATAATCGCGTCGCAGGCGCAGAGAATGTCTTCCAGATTTTCAATAGCCTGGGGCTTTTCTAGCTTGGCCAGCACGGGCACATCGGCATGGCCCTTAGAAGCCAGCAAATCCTTGAGCGATCGCACGTCGTCACCCCGCCGCACAAAGCTCAGCGAAATCCAGTGGACATTTTGCGACAGCCCAAACTCCACATCCTGAATGTCCTTGTCCGTCATCGATGGCAACTTCAGGTTCAGGCTGGGCAGGTTCACGCCCTTGCGGCTTTTCAGCAGCCCGCCCTTGACCACACGGCAGCGCACCTCGCGGCCCACCACTTCCTCCACCTGCAATTCCAGCAAGCCATCATCCATCAGCACTTGCGTCCCTGGCGTTGCTTCTTCCCACAGGTGCGGATAGTCAATCGAGACGGTATTGGGCTGCCCGTCGAGGGCATCGTCTGGCACCAGAATCAGCGGTGCACCCTCCTCCAGGGGAATGCCCCCATTCGGCATTTGCCCAACGCGAATTTTCGGCCCTTGCAGGTCTTGCAGCAGCGTAATCGGCGTATCGAGTTCTGCCTCGACCACCCGAATCATTTCAATTGTCTTGGCGTGATCTTCGTAGGAACCGTGAGAAAAATTGAGGCGGGCTACGCTCATGCCCGCATTCACCATTTTTTTGAGAATTTCGGGTGATCTGCTGGCAGGGCCGATTGTAGCGACAACTTTGGTGCGGGGGGTGAGGAGTTTCATAGCGGCAGTGGCGGGGTGAAGGTTGCTAAAGGTTGCTGACAGAATCCAACAAGCGAACCATCGACGAATTAGCGCACCGAGTCATCTGGGAATTTGGCTATGACCCTACCGCACAATCCTGAATGCTGTTTGATAACTGGATAACAGCAGCCCAAAAATCCCTAAATTGGTGTTGAGCGCAACAGTTCTTGTAATTACTCAACCCAATAGCCAATCGAACTGATGTGAGGTAAGGGCACGAGAAATGGCATCAAAGGCAGAAATGCCCTGACGCTTTGCAGTATTGACCCTGACTGCCTGACACATCTTTTTATGCGGACTGCCCGGGTGTCGGCTGGCAGCACAAGGATTGAATTCTAGAAAACCAAATGCGGTCATAATAGTGGGCTTCAGCTTTTTTAGAGGCAAAACAGGGTTCAGGGTCAACGGTAAATAGGGCAATCAGCTGAAGCAGTGTTCGCCCTTTATTGACGGCACCCTTGAGCCAGCGCAAACCTATGTTGAGATAGCTAATCCCTCGCCTCCAGTGCGGGTCAACCTGGCAGCGTAGCCCATCGAGTTGCACCGCCATGCCCTGGGTCGTGCCATCAAGGATAGCGATCGCCGCGACCAGATAGAGGCGTTCGAGAGCCGGAGCGGAGCGGATGCCGGAAGCTTCTAACTCAAAGACACCAGATTTAGAATCGAGGAAAAGCTCCTCGACTCGAAAGCGGAGAGCATATTGCCACAGGGTATTGAGGGAGGGAGACTCATCAGTGATGACCGCCCAGGGTTCCTCGACGCCTTTGACATGAGCCAGCACCAAATTGCAGCGCCAGCGCCCCTCGCTCCAGATTCCCACCCCTTCATAGAGTCGAGCTTCACCTTTGGGAGGCCACAGATAGCCTACCTTAACAGGATGACGGCGCGGACCCTGCACCACTACGTCACTGGGCAAGCGTAAACAATAGTGCCAGCGACTTTGGCTTAGCCACTCCAGCAGGTCATGGTTAGCAAACCCGCGGTCGGCTAACACCATCACATCGGGGTACGACTGCAACAGCCGATGGGCTAACCGCAGCATGGGGAGGTATCGCTTCGTGCTGACGGTGGCACTGGGATGCTCCAAAACCCGCCACAGCAGCGGCACCGCTCGTCCGCAACAGGTAACCGTCAGGTGAATCCTGCAGTAGCGATTCCACAACACCGTCGTATCGAGCGCCAGGTAAAGCCGCCGACCTTGCCAGCGATGGATGGCGGCTAGCACCAGCGGCACGTACAGACTTTTGACCCGCACCCGGCGATTGCCTAGGAAGCGCTGCCACCGGCGTTCGGTGCTTTGCGCCTGACGGGCCCGACTGGGCACATAGGCTTCCCACTGCGGCAGGCTCAACCGACCGCTGCACACCAGGGCCGTCACCATCCACGCCAGCGCTTTGAGGTGGCGCAGGTCGCGGGCATTACTGGATTGACGCAATAACGACAGCACTTGATCATAGAGGCAGGTGGTGGCTGGCATGATACAGACCCTGAGATGACGCAAATTTCAGCGTCTCATGTCAGCTCACCTTTTCCCTCTGTTGACGAGGTCTCAACTCTTTCAACCACTTGTGTCAGGCAGTCAGGTGTACACCCATTTCGATTACTTGCGTAAGGCTCTGAGCAGAAGTGTTGAATCTTGATGGTAAAACTTTACAAAAAGCACTCTCAAGAGGCGGATTATTGAGAATGGAAGCAATAAGTAGGTCATTACAGGCAGAATTATAGATCTTTTGTACTGGATTCAGCTATGAACTTGCCCTGCTAACATTGCGTTCAACACTTCTGGGCTCTGAGATATCCCCCTAAGAGCTAATTTATGAAGCAAATCTTAAGAAGCCTGAAACTCTTGGCATGTGTGGCTTTGAGGTCATGTTTGCCCAGGAAAAGCGGTTTCTCGGAAATCCTTGATTAACAAGGCTTTCAGGCTCCTTTACAAATTAGCTCTAAATCCCCCTTGATTAAGGGGGACTTCCGATCCGGTTCTCCCTGCTTCGGGTTTCGGTTCCCCCCTTACTGAAGGGGGGCTAGGAGGGATCAAAGCACCGCCGCTTGAGTTCGGTTCCTGCTTATTTAAAGGGGGCTGGGGGGGATCAAGGCATCGCTGCTCAAGCCTGAGAACTTGTGTGTACAAAGTAGGTTCTCTAAGAGAGTTGTCTAAGAGGATGTTTGAAAAGTCCTACTGTTTGTAGCAAAGCGTGCAAGATCCCCCTTAAATCCCCCTTAAAAAGGGGGGCTTTAAGGCGGTTTCCCCCCTTTTTAAGGGGGGCTAGGGGGGATCTCTGAGTGCTTAACATTACAGGCGATACCTTTTCAAACACCCTCTAAGAGAATTGATAGGATTTTCATCAAAGACTAAATCTGTCCCTAAGCCGTTATTTGGGTATGCCCTTCACTTACTCTCGCACTGTCCGCTTTCAAGACACCGACGCGGCCGGCGTTG
The Thermoleptolyngbya sichuanensis A183 DNA segment above includes these coding regions:
- the pyk gene encoding pyruvate kinase; translation: MKLLTPRTKVVATIGPASRSPEILKKMVNAGMSVARLNFSHGSYEDHAKTIEMIRVVEAELDTPITLLQDLQGPKIRVGQMPNGGIPLEEGAPLILVPDDALDGQPNTVSIDYPHLWEEATPGTQVLMDDGLLELQVEEVVGREVRCRVVKGGLLKSRKGVNLPSLNLKLPSMTDKDIQDVEFGLSQNVHWISLSFVRRGDDVRSLKDLLASKGHADVPVLAKLEKPQAIENLEDILCACDAIMVARGDMGVELPPEQVPLTQKRIIRRCNELGIPVITATQMLESMIQNPRPTRAEASDVANAILDGTDAVMLSGESAMGAYPVEAVQMMTRIAREVERDYHFVNYPPSKEDEAHAISEALNAIDQFLPLQCIVAFTNTGYTAKLASKERPTAPVVALTPNIDVYHRLNLVWGVRPVLLQEETTEFEAVLRQAEEYLLERGLASVGDRILVVGGIPMKVTGGTNFLKIHTIGTFAAG
- a CDS encoding 2,3-bisphosphoglycerate-dependent phosphoglycerate mutase; translated protein: MAKLILTRHGQSLWNAVNKFTGWVDVPLSERGRAEATIASTKLREYRVDVVFTSKLIRAIETAVCILTECDDICGGKIPIIQHDDDDPDWKGLDNYDNPDEVLPIFTNAALDERYYGNLQGLNKAQTAAEYGADQVQIWRRSYDIAPPGGESLEDTQARVLPYFNETILPYLLQGKNVMIAAHGNSLRSIIMKLDKLSGEEVAKLELGTAVPIVYDIDEHGEVTHKVVLDL
- a CDS encoding choice-of-anchor D domain-containing protein — protein: MSQTYEHLLAEKNLLDQARQGSAEAIATLLNRSLNPRGITAMARLEQDTLHVLVEAVPAPPPDLASFVHQGIAGLGMATAKTLKVYGRQRGISQIGWQQAFSLATPSGLGGVSTVMQGTQAGNGLPVTEFELGAGGQQVIAGDRRLQMTPHGAVVTLLPQPSAPSLRSRTLPSPEAACPPMPYLVGREKELDGAIAALEQSVPVEFYGESGLGKSALARALAHQPSVLGLAAEGLVYRVVGEQPVEDLYQSLFEDFFEIDEGIPHKLSEEEVQYALRQKRALVVLDDVRLPPNVLERMTRNLTTLGLIVTASERHLWNNSHSLPLSGLPQSEAVNLLERYLNDPLTPEQRSSAEQLCTLLYGHPQRILQAAMLVRDGHLSLLAMIEQLQSGATLEVLVLRACATFPDAERRCLAALAVLGEVPVQTHHLAGLTGTTNPQPIVATLVSRGFLSSDGVRHTLAGNLLAPLRQFWNLEQWVQPVVRHFLHWVQQQAPIKGALLPDLPLLMRVVNLAAEAEQWKEVVQFARVMDGPLALGRRWGAWEQVWDAGLRAAEHLGNSQAIALAHHQLGTRALCLGDSFAAINYLNQALRLREAGGNETAAAASRHNLSLLVAPMQHLQPQPQQPPQYQPPPQYPPQSPPQYPGPQYPSQIQPPQPQPPQYPAPEPQPQLPPLPAQPTPAPHPPYQPPPPMPGTSDPEAEAASSRFSPLLLGGLVASLLLGALAAWLMVRDRPSFSVNPSSLTFSNQTVHTSSQPQTVTLQNTGSQALRLGRITPVGANPTDFQVAEQCTRAPLPPAQSCTIQVTFTPQGQGDRIADLAFNDITGVTRYTIPLRGNSPSAIGGSPSPGSPSPTPPVNPDVALRFNPGTLDFGEWQVNAQTGQRTIALVNNSAVPVTIQLVRADGQARSDFLVSEQCTGGPLAPGQSCPIFVAFRPTAPGQRTANINVIDTSNRPWNVPLTGYGVATAPQTPTLSITPGRVDFGSVTVRNTSREERFFLQSTGGVPIQLRNISIESRTSDFRLTRNTCPSDLPPGGRCEVGVVFSPEGEGDRRAALRFDSNDFRGTARVMLMGQGVPPAVPALRVNPLSIDFGSIELERASAPRAVTISNMGTAPLLLGDIRVNGNPDFVSDRNSSIGAECSNLSLRPGQSCGFNVVFIPQVEGSRNANIVIPTNTGSTSVALRGNGSVQRFPTLSIQPTSIDFDNQTIGNMSAPRSVTLRNNGNAPLILGNLGLSGENPFDFATSNDSNFAISCTNVTLAPGEVCTVQIMFNPTEPGYRTAQLVIPHNAPNSPGRVRVGGVGQAAITPLPEPLPDPQPEPPGPPLRPLPVPLPQPFNPLSR
- a CDS encoding 2-hydroxyacid dehydrogenase, whose product is MRVAVFSAKAYDREILESLGATRGHELVFIEESLNARTAVLAAGFPAVCVFVNDQLDATTLRAIAAGGTRFIALRCTGYNGVDLKTAAELGIRAARVAAYSPFSVAEFAVGLVLALNRKIHRAYNRTRDGNFSLEGLMGFDLRGRTVGIIGTGKIGLIFAQIMHGFGCQLLGYDHRINPQFTALGAAQYVELPELFENADIISLHCPLTPETRHLINADTIDQMKRGVMLINTSRGGLIDTEAVIDALKGKIIGALGLDVYEQEADLFFEDLSNEIIQDDVFERLVTFPNVIVTGHQAFFTEDALRDIAETTLDNLDDFEQGRPCPNEITQPLVSA
- a CDS encoding alpha-D-glucose phosphate-specific phosphoglucomutase codes for the protein MNIQTISTQPFADQKPGTSGLRKSVPTFQQPNYLANFIQSIFDSLDGYQGQTLVLGGDGRYYNREAVQLILKMAAANGWGRVKVGHHGILSTPATSCVIRKYKAFGGIILSASHNPGGPNGDFGVKYNIENGGPAPEKVTEAIFARTKEITEYKLLDASDVDIDTLGESKLGGMVVEVIDSVADYQELMESLFDFDRIRALLTNGSFRLCVDAMHAVTGPYAHAIFEQQLGAPAGTVRSGTPLEDFGGGHPDPNLTYAHDLVEIMFKEDAPDFGAAFDGDGDRNMILGRNFFVNPSDSLALLAANAHLVPGYKDGLAGVARSMPTSAAADRVAQRLGIGCYETPTGWKFFGNLLDAGKATLCGEESFGTGSNHIREKDGIWAVLFWLNILAVRQQPVEQIVREHWQMFGRNFYSRHDYEEVASDRAKALVDHVQAQMPTLPGKTFGSYTVEYADNFIYTDPVDGSVSQNQGIRIGFTDGSRLILRLSGTGTKGATLRLYLESYEPNIAKHTLDPQVALGDLIAIAEEIAQIKEYTGMDKPTVIT
- a CDS encoding transposase, with product MPATTCLYDQVLSLLRQSSNARDLRHLKALAWMVTALVCSGRLSLPQWEAYVPSRARQAQSTERRWQRFLGNRRVRVKSLYVPLVLAAIHRWQGRRLYLALDTTVLWNRYCRIHLTVTCCGRAVPLLWRVLEHPSATVSTKRYLPMLRLAHRLLQSYPDVMVLADRGFANHDLLEWLSQSRWHYCLRLPSDVVVQGPRRHPVKVGYLWPPKGEARLYEGVGIWSEGRWRCNLVLAHVKGVEEPWAVITDESPSLNTLWQYALRFRVEELFLDSKSGVFELEASGIRSAPALERLYLVAAIAILDGTTQGMAVQLDGLRCQVDPHWRRGISYLNIGLRWLKGAVNKGRTLLQLIALFTVDPEPCFASKKAEAHYYDRIWFSRIQSLCCQPTPGQSA